The following DNA comes from Nitrospirota bacterium.
ATATATGTTCTATATAGATAAAATGGCTAAGAAAAAACCAACACTTTTCCTCATGTGTCATACAACAATGGGTTATGCAGAAACAGTAGCAATGATAGAAGAAATTCCTGATGAAATGATTGTTGAAGCTATGGAAGAAAATAAAGACAGAGAATATTTCGGAATGTTTCCAATAAATAAAAAAATCGAAAACTGGCTCAAAAAGGAACTTGCAAGACAATGACTATGTCACAGATAATAAACAATAAGTCATCCTTTATTCTTGAGATAGGCACTGAAGATTTACCAGCCAGATTTTTACCGTTAGCTATAAAACAGCTTGGTGAAAATACAAAGGCTATCTTAACAGAAAATCAAATACAATTTTCTAAAATAAAAACCTATGGCACTCCTCGAAGGCTTGTAGTTATTGGAGAAGGTGTTCCAAGGATGCAGGATGATAGAATAAAGGAAGTTTACGGACCGTCACGTAAAGTGGCTTATGATGAAAATGGAAATCCAACAAAAGCAGCAATTGGTTTTGCAAATTCACATGGAATTAATGTGGAGAATCTTGTAATTAAGAAAAAAGATAAGGGTGAATATATAGTTGCAATAATAGAAGAGAAAGGCAAGGAGATTCAGGAAATACTGCCTGAAGTTTTTAAAAGGATTGTGCTTTCAATTCATTTACCAAAATCTATGAGATGGGGCAATGGAAACATACGTTTTGCAAGGCCTATACGCTGGCTTATGGCTTTTTTAAATGATGAGATTATAAATTTTGAGATTGATGGAATAAAGTGTGGAAATTTAACAAGGGGTCATAGATTTCTATCTCCAGCAGCTTTTCAGATAAAAGAAATACCTACTTATAAAAAATTACTTGCTAACAATTATGTAATAGTTGACCCGGAAGAGAGAAAAAGAATAATTATTGACAGAATGGATAAAATTTTATCATCTCTTGATAAAAAAGCTGTTGAAGACGAAGAGCTTCTCGAAACAGTAATAAATCTTGTTGAATATCCTGTCCCTGTTCTGGCGACTTTTCCAGAAAAATATCTCGATCTTCCAAAAGAGCTTTTGATAACAGTCATGAAAGGTCATCAGAAATATTTTGCGGTTCAGGGAAAAGATGGCATGTTAAGTAATTATTTCGTTGTAATAAGTAATACCACTAAGGAAAATTCGGATACTGTAAAAACTGGTGCTGAAAGGGTTATCAGAGCAAGATTTGAAGACGCTAAATTCTATTATGAGGAAGACTCAAAAAAATCACTTGCTGATAGGATTAACGATCTCAGAAAAGTTACTTTCAATGAACGTCTTGGAACACTCTATGAAAAGACAGAGAGAATAGTTAAGGTTGCTGAATTTCTTGCAGATAGAACTCTTCCTTCTTCAAAGGATATTTTACTACGTGCTGCATGGCTTGCCAAAACAGATCTGCTAACCGGTGTTGTTAGAGAATTCCCTGAACTTCAGGGTGTTATGGGTAAATACTATGCTTTAAAAAATGGAGAGACAAAGGAAGTTGCAAATGCACTTGAGGAACAATATCTGCCAGCACATTCAGGTGGAAAATTGCCAGAATCCGATATCGGTTCACTGCTCAGCATATCTGATAAGATTGACAATATAGCAGGATTTTTTTCTATCGATCTTGCTCCTACAGGGTCTGAAGACCCTTTTGCGTTAAGGAGGCAGGCGCTCGGGATACTGGCGATTATACTCAACAGGACTTTCGAAGTTACACTGAATGAGCTTGTTAGTAAATCCCTTGAGCCTTTTCAGAATCTTCAGGGCTCTGCTGAAATAAAAGGTAAAATCCTTAAATTTTTCAAGAACAGGCTTGAAAATATTTTATTGGAGCAGGGCTATAGCACAGATATTGTCCAATCAGCTTTACCATTATCGTCTGATATATATTTAAATCAATTAAAAAATAGGCTAGACTCTCTGAAAAGATTTAAAGAAAAGAACGAATACAATGATTTTCTCACAGCTATAAAACGTATTAGCAACATTCTGCCAGAGAAAGTGACTCTGCCATCTTTCAATGAAATTCTGCTGAAAGAGGAATCAGAGAAAATGCTTGCTCAAAAACTCGATTCTATCACATCTATTCTTAAAGAAAGTTTAGATTTGAAGGATTATGATTCAGCTATAAATATTCTCACATCATTAACGGATTATATAAATTCTTTTTTTGATAATGTCCTGGTTATGGATAAAGATGATAATATCCGTCTGAACAGGTTGTCTCTTTTAAACGAAGTCTGGAAGAAAGCCTCAGAGGTTACAGATTTCTCAAAGCTATTACCAAAATAATTTTAATGATTTCCTGTTATCTCTCAAGAACCTCTTTTACTTTCTTCAAAAGACCCTGTGGGGATACAGGTTTGGAAAGGAAGTCTAAGCCTTCATCAAGAATCCCTTTTTTGTGCACAATATCTGCGGTGTATCCACTCGTAAATATTGTTTTTATATTAGGATTTATCTTTTTTATTTCATCATAAGCCTCTTTCCCGTTCTTCTTCGGCATAATCACATCAAAGATTATTAGAGCAATTCTGTCTTTATTTTCATGAAATAATCTTACTGCTTGTTCACCATCATCAGCTTCCAGAACTTCATATCCGAATTCACACAGAATCTGTTTATAGAGTCTTCTTACCTCTACGTCGTCTTCTGCAAGGAGTACTGTTTCTAAAGATCCTTCAAGAGGTGAGATATCAGTAGTTTGTTCACCTTCAATTATTTTGTCAATTAATGGAAGATAAATTCTGAATATAGTCCCCTTACCAATTTCACTATATACATTAATATATCCTTCATGTTGTTTAATAATACCGTATACAACAGATAAACCAAGTCCTGTCCCTTTACCTGTTTCCTTTGTAGTAAAAAATGGCTCAAATATCTTCGCCTGTGTCTTAAGATCCATGCCGTAACCTGTATCTTTTACTGAAACAAGAGCATAAAATCCTGATTTTCCAAAACCGTGTGCGTGTATAAATTCTGAATTTATTCTTGTTTTTTCGGTACTTATTATCAGATTGCCTCCTTCAGGCATAGCGTCTCTCGCATTTGTCACCAGGTTCATTAAAATCTGTTCAATGAGTGTTGCATCTGCCATGATGATCAAGTCTTCTTCTGAAAGAGAAGTTGAAAGTTCGATGTCTTCGCCGATAATTCTTGAAAGAATTTTCTCAAATGTTAAAATAATATCATTAAGGTTAACGGGTTTTGGGTTAATAATCTGTTTTCTGCTGAATGCAAGAAGTGCTTGTGTAAGATGGGAAGCTCTTTGTGCTGAATACAGTATGTGGGATGTATATGTATGCAAATGGCTTTTTCTTGATATTTCCATTTGCAGAAGGCTCCCATATCCTATGATAGTTGTTAAAATATTATTGAAATCGTGGGCAATCCCTCCCGCAAGCTGACCAATAGCCTCCATCTTTTGTGCTTGCAGTAACTGTTGCTCGAGTTTCTTTCGTTCTGTTATATCTACGTTCACCTCTGCGACCAGCCATTCACCTTTTTCATTCTGAAATGGAATGGTAGTGACCTGCACTGGCCTGTTTGCTTCTTTGCACAGAATCTTTTCAGTAACAGTTATTGTTTTGGTTTCGAGCGCTTTTTTTACACCGCACCCCATGCATATCTGATTACTTCCCATGAAATATTCATAACATTTCCTGCCTTTCGGATTACCGTATACTTCCTTCCATTCAGGGTCTATATAAATTATGTTATATTCAGAATCAATAATATCAAGTCCCGTTTTTGTTGCTCCCAGAATAAACTCTATTTGCTTCTTGAGAGTTTTTACTTCCTTCTCTGCCAGTTTTCGAGTTGTGATGTCTTTAAAATCCTCAACTATTCCGATCAGTTTACCTGTATAGTCTCTGAAAGGCGTCACCGTCACTATGCAATCTATATTTACGCCGTCTCTGCGCTGCTTAACAGATTCAATCTCCACCCTATCATTACCTTTGAGAATTTGGCTTAAAGAACAATCTGGTGTATGGCACTGAGAACCAGGAAACATTTCATAACACTTTTTCCCTTTTGCTTCTTCAGCACTAACACCTGAAAGCTTTGCTAAAGTCTTATTCATCCTTATGATATTGAAGTTTTTATCAATAATTCGCATTCCATCTGCGGCAGTCTGAAATATCTGGTCGAGTTCAGTTAATGCGTGAAGTGTATTTTCTTCAGCACGTTTACGTTCATTTATATGAGCAATTAATGGACGGAATCCGAAAAAATAAATGGCAGGAGAAATAAGAATGGTCAGAAGGACCGCATCTAAAAGGATCCAGATTTGAAGTGTGGGGGTGAAAATATATAAAGAGAGCATTATGAGTGCCTCAGCTATAAAAACAGAAGCGATTATTAACAAAATTAGCCTTAAAGGAGATGTGTAAATATCTATTTTTTTCTTTATCATACGAATAAATTTAAGCAAAAATCATGCTAAAAATTGTAGCAGAAGCTTTATTTTAAAGATATAACTTGACATTTATTCATCCGTTTCTATAATTAAATCTATATATTTTATTAAACCTTAAGGATATTAAAAACTGTTTTGGTAATTTTTTCATTCTGAATTTATTTGCACTCGATTTTTCAGTCGAGGGATGTGGAATGTATATTTATTACAACTTTAGTTTATAAGTGAGGTTTAAAAATGGTCACAAGAAAATACAACTTAAGTTTAATTTTATTAGTGATTTGTTATTTAAACCTAATCCTTATCCCTGATGTAACAGCAAGTGATACTTTTGCATATGGTGAAGTTAATAGCTCAGGAGATGTAAGCATTGATTCATCAACTGGAAAATGGGTTAAGATGCAAAGGGTTTATCCATTGCTTAAGAATACAAAACTCAAGACCCTTGAAGGAGTTGCCTTCATACATACTAAAGAAGGTTCAAGGATTGACCTGTCTCACAATACAGAGTTATCAATGGATTCACAGATCGGGAAATATGAAATCAACCTTATTTCTGGAACGATATCTTTTAACATTACTCCTGCTGTATCTTTAAACATAAATACAAAAGATGCAAATATATCAGTTTCGCATCAGATAGGAGGTATTTATACACTTGTAGCCGGGCCAGGTGCAACACCAGTTAGAAATATACAGGGTATAGTCTCTATTACTAAAGAAGGAACCTATGTCAGAAGTATTTCAGGAAAAATAGGTATCAGACCAACAGGGTTGCAGGCACGCATACTGAACAGTGGAGATAGTTTTTTTAGTGGAGAGCAAGGATCAATGACTTCTGCAGCTTCTTATGCAACAGAACAAGAAAGAATTTTGCAAGGTTTGATTGCTGGTGCATTTTTTACAACAGGAACCACTGTCCTCTACGATGTTTTCCGTACTCATGACCATGAGATTGGTAGTCCATCCGGTTTTTAAACGAATAATTAAATAAAAACATGTTATCTAATAACTTAAAGCGAGCAATGAGGATGTCATTGCGAGTTCTACGAAGCAATCTAATCTTTCGAAGCGAGATTGCTATTTTATGTATATTTTTTCTTATCAGTTGCAGTAGTGAATATGCTTCAAAAACCCCTCCTATTATTGATTACAGTTCAAAAAAAAAGACTGAACAATTGAATGAAGTAATCATGTTACATTCAGCAACAAGGTCCGGCGTTATTGAGGATTATCGTATTGGGCATGAAGACCTTCTTGAAATTGAGGCTTATAATATTGATGACCTGAAAAAGATAGTAAGGGTTAATTGTCAGGGTGATATAGCATTGCCTTTGGTTGGTGTTATCAAGGCAAATGGTATGACTGTTTCAGAACTTGAACAGGAGATTGCAAAACGCCTTGAGAAATATGTACAGGAAACTGTTGTTACTGTATTTGTTAAAGAATATCGCAGTCAGCGGATATCGGTTATTGGAGCAGTAAATAATCCACAAACATATGCTGTTACAGGACAACGATATCTTGTTGATATGCTTATGCAAGCAGGTGGGCTAAGAGAAGAAGCAGGAAATATCTGCTACGTTATTCGTCCTTCTGCAAAGGACATCCCTGACAGCAGGACTGAGACACTTGTTATTGATCTTAATGAACTGTTGATAAATGGTAATTTCGATCTAAACATTCCTGTCTTTGCTGGAGATGTAATAAATATTCCAAAAGGTGGGGTTGTTTTTGTTGACGGAGCTGTAAAAAATCCTGGTATTTTTACTTTGAAATCAAGAACAACCTTCATACAGGCTATCTCAATGGCTCATGGTCTCAATCCTGATGCAGTGTTGAATGATATCAGGATATTCAGAGATAATGGAAAGGGTGAAAGAGATGTGATTCGTGCTGACTACGAAGCGATTTCTAAAGGACAGAGCTCAGACATTGTCCTTGCAGATAATGACATAATAATTGTGCCGAAAAGTGGTATTAAAAATTTCTTTAACGGTTTTATCAGCACGATCAAGGGCTTTATTTCATTCGGTAAAGGACTTTAGGATATAACATAAGATGACAGAAGAAAACAGGTCAGACAGAGAAAAGGCACTCCAGAGAACAAGTCAATATCCTTTAACATCTTCAATACCTTCTTATGATTATATACAGACGAAAGAAGAAGAGGTTCATCTAAGAGATTATCTTAGTGTTATAATAAGGCGCAGATGGATTTTAATTACTTTTCTTATTGCTGTTGTTACTACAGTGACCATCGGGACATTCCTTGCAAAACCAAAATATAAATCAACAATCACGATTAAGATAGATAAAGAAAATCCAAACATTCTTAGTTTCAAAGATGTTGTTGGTCTCGAGAGGGTTGAAGAAGACTATTATCAAACACAATATAAGATACTTAAGTCAAGAAATCTTGCAAAACGTGTTATTCGTTCCCTCAGACTCAATGAACATCCTGAATTTGTCTCTCCTCAGAAGATTGAAGCCCATGCGAGTGAAGCTAATTCCGGTCAACTTCTTAAACAGATTGATCCACTTGAAGATGGCATTAGTTCAGGAGTTATTGATACTTTTCTCAAAAAGGTTGAAGTAAGCCCTCTTCAGAAATCCAGACTGGTAAATGTGAGCTTTATATCTTATGACCCTGAATTATCAGCAAATGTATCAAATGCAATCGGTGAAGCCTTTATAGAATTGAACATTGAATCGAAGTTTGAGGCTACTCATCAGGCGAGGGCATGGCTTGAAAAACAGCTTGAAACAATGAAGGCGAAGGTAGAGCAGGCTGAGGAAAAGCTCAATGAATATGCTGCAAAAAATGAGATCATATTCATTGAAAAGACCGATGAACAGGGAAAAGGTACTCAAAGTGAAAATATTGTTACAAAAAAGCTATCTGAACTCTCTTCAGAACTTACAGAGGCTACATCAGACAGAATAAGCAAGGAAGCTCTATACAAAGAGATTCGTTCTGATGATCCTGAGTCGAGTTCTGTAATAATGAACAATCCACTTATACTGGAACTGAAGAAGACATTAGCAACACTGGAATCTGAATATAATGAACAGTTAAAAGTTTACAAGCAAGATTACCCAAAAATGGTAAGGCTGAAAGAGCAGATAACACAGATAAAGAAGAAAATAGATACAGAGAGCAGAAAACTCATAACAAGTATCAGGAAGGATTATGAGGTTGCAGTAAAACGTGAAAACCAGCTAAAAGCAACCCTCGAATCTCAGAAAAATAAAGCTCTTGATTTGAACCAGCGTATTATTCAGTACCAGATCCTCAAAAGAGAGGCAGATACCAATAAAGAATTATATAACGGTTTGCTTCAGAGGCTCAAAGAGACAGGTGTTTCGGCAAGTCTTACTGCAAGCAATATACAGCTTCTCGACAAAGCCGAGATTCCAAAAAGTCCTTATAAGCCAAATAAAAAATTGAATATCATGTTATCTCTTGTAGTAGGTCTTCTTGGAGGTATAGGGCTCGCATTCTTTACTGAATATCTTGATAACACCATCAAAACACCTGAGGATATCGAAAAGAGGGTTTCCCTGCCACCCCTTGGTTTTATTCCTGATTATTCAGACAAAAAAGAAAATCTTGCCATCGAATACGTCGCACATGAGAAAGCGAACAGCCCAATTGCAGAAGCTTACCGCTCTATCAAGACATTCTTGCTTCTTTCTACCGGTGGAAAACCACCCAGGATAATAATGATAACAAGCCCGATTAGA
Coding sequences within:
- a CDS encoding glycine--tRNA ligase subunit beta, which encodes MSQIINNKSSFILEIGTEDLPARFLPLAIKQLGENTKAILTENQIQFSKIKTYGTPRRLVVIGEGVPRMQDDRIKEVYGPSRKVAYDENGNPTKAAIGFANSHGINVENLVIKKKDKGEYIVAIIEEKGKEIQEILPEVFKRIVLSIHLPKSMRWGNGNIRFARPIRWLMAFLNDEIINFEIDGIKCGNLTRGHRFLSPAAFQIKEIPTYKKLLANNYVIVDPEERKRIIIDRMDKILSSLDKKAVEDEELLETVINLVEYPVPVLATFPEKYLDLPKELLITVMKGHQKYFAVQGKDGMLSNYFVVISNTTKENSDTVKTGAERVIRARFEDAKFYYEEDSKKSLADRINDLRKVTFNERLGTLYEKTERIVKVAEFLADRTLPSSKDILLRAAWLAKTDLLTGVVREFPELQGVMGKYYALKNGETKEVANALEEQYLPAHSGGKLPESDIGSLLSISDKIDNIAGFFSIDLAPTGSEDPFALRRQALGILAIILNRTFEVTLNELVSKSLEPFQNLQGSAEIKGKILKFFKNRLENILLEQGYSTDIVQSALPLSSDIYLNQLKNRLDSLKRFKEKNEYNDFLTAIKRISNILPEKVTLPSFNEILLKEESEKMLAQKLDSITSILKESLDLKDYDSAINILTSLTDYINSFFDNVLVMDKDDNIRLNRLSLLNEVWKKASEVTDFSKLLPK
- a CDS encoding PAS domain S-box protein, yielding MIKKKIDIYTSPLRLILLIIASVFIAEALIMLSLYIFTPTLQIWILLDAVLLTILISPAIYFFGFRPLIAHINERKRAEENTLHALTELDQIFQTAADGMRIIDKNFNIIRMNKTLAKLSGVSAEEAKGKKCYEMFPGSQCHTPDCSLSQILKGNDRVEIESVKQRRDGVNIDCIVTVTPFRDYTGKLIGIVEDFKDITTRKLAEKEVKTLKKQIEFILGATKTGLDIIDSEYNIIYIDPEWKEVYGNPKGRKCYEYFMGSNQICMGCGVKKALETKTITVTEKILCKEANRPVQVTTIPFQNEKGEWLVAEVNVDITERKKLEQQLLQAQKMEAIGQLAGGIAHDFNNILTTIIGYGSLLQMEISRKSHLHTYTSHILYSAQRASHLTQALLAFSRKQIINPKPVNLNDIILTFEKILSRIIGEDIELSTSLSEEDLIIMADATLIEQILMNLVTNARDAMPEGGNLIISTEKTRINSEFIHAHGFGKSGFYALVSVKDTGYGMDLKTQAKIFEPFFTTKETGKGTGLGLSVVYGIIKQHEGYINVYSEIGKGTIFRIYLPLIDKIIEGEQTTDISPLEGSLETVLLAEDDVEVRRLYKQILCEFGYEVLEADDGEQAVRLFHENKDRIALIIFDVIMPKKNGKEAYDEIKKINPNIKTIFTSGYTADIVHKKGILDEGLDFLSKPVSPQGLLKKVKEVLER
- a CDS encoding polysaccharide biosynthesis/export family protein, with the protein product MRVLRSNLIFRSEIAILCIFFLISCSSEYASKTPPIIDYSSKKKTEQLNEVIMLHSATRSGVIEDYRIGHEDLLEIEAYNIDDLKKIVRVNCQGDIALPLVGVIKANGMTVSELEQEIAKRLEKYVQETVVTVFVKEYRSQRISVIGAVNNPQTYAVTGQRYLVDMLMQAGGLREEAGNICYVIRPSAKDIPDSRTETLVIDLNELLINGNFDLNIPVFAGDVINIPKGGVVFVDGAVKNPGIFTLKSRTTFIQAISMAHGLNPDAVLNDIRIFRDNGKGERDVIRADYEAISKGQSSDIVLADNDIIIVPKSGIKNFFNGFISTIKGFISFGKGL
- a CDS encoding polysaccharide biosynthesis tyrosine autokinase, whose protein sequence is MTEENRSDREKALQRTSQYPLTSSIPSYDYIQTKEEEVHLRDYLSVIIRRRWILITFLIAVVTTVTIGTFLAKPKYKSTITIKIDKENPNILSFKDVVGLERVEEDYYQTQYKILKSRNLAKRVIRSLRLNEHPEFVSPQKIEAHASEANSGQLLKQIDPLEDGISSGVIDTFLKKVEVSPLQKSRLVNVSFISYDPELSANVSNAIGEAFIELNIESKFEATHQARAWLEKQLETMKAKVEQAEEKLNEYAAKNEIIFIEKTDEQGKGTQSENIVTKKLSELSSELTEATSDRISKEALYKEIRSDDPESSSVIMNNPLILELKKTLATLESEYNEQLKVYKQDYPKMVRLKEQITQIKKKIDTESRKLITSIRKDYEVAVKRENQLKATLESQKNKALDLNQRIIQYQILKREADTNKELYNGLLQRLKETGVSASLTASNIQLLDKAEIPKSPYKPNKKLNIMLSLVVGLLGGIGLAFFTEYLDNTIKTPEDIEKRVSLPPLGFIPDYSDKKENLAIEYVAHEKANSPIAEAYRSIKTFLLLSTGGKPPRIIMITSPIREDGKTTTAINTAISLTKSDAKVVLIDADMRRPRIHGIFSNSSKIGLSTFLSGNIEFGNDLIQKSYIENLYIIPSGPVPPNPAELLSSYRFRELLQALYSIYNFVVIDTPPVIGISDPLIISQSVDGVVMVVRSGKTPKEAAHEARRLLLGVNAKILGVVLNSINQSEMRYSHYYHYYKHYYSNEDQ